In Tenacibaculum sp. 190524A02b, the genomic stretch TATACTTTAGGAACAGTAATATCACTTGTTAAAACCATTTCATCGTCATCAGATGCTAAAGATCTTCTTTCATAAGCGATTTCATCTTCGGAAAACTTATTATTTTTATTCCAATCTATCCAAACTATTAAATTAGTACCAGCATCACTTGTTGAACTAGTTATTTGTTTATAAGTTGTTAACTCTATAGGATAAGTTTGTCCTTCAGCTAAATCAGTAGATAAGCTAGTAAAATCATTATAACCATCTCCTCCCGGTTCAGTAGTATTATTTATAGAACCAAAAACAACTTTAGTAACATCACTTCTTCCTGTATATCTACCTCTTCTAGTTACATCACAATAATCTGATGGACTTGGATTTACTTTTAATGTTTTTTCTATTTTTTGAGTAATATCTCCTTTAGTAACTGTTAATGTTACTTTAAAAGTACCTTCATTTTCATAATAAATAGAAGGTGGTTGTTGCCCGTTAAAAGTTGAAGGAACTCCTCCTTCAAACTCCCAATTCCACGTTTCTGGATCTTTTTTAGATGTATCTTTTACATTTAATAAATCTTTAGCTGAAATACTCTCTGGCATTTCAAAATCTGGTACTGGATATATTGGATTAGAATTAGAAATATTAATTGTATAATCTTCTACTTCACCATGTAAAAACAAATCACAAGGAGATGGTTTTGGATCTGCTGCTGCAGTTTCATTTTTAACCGTAATCCTTAATTTAAATGTACCATCTATCTCAGGTAAATTAACTTCACCTGCATAGCCGCTTCCTGCTGGATAAGGTGATGACATATAAACTTCTTCACCATCATCATCAAAATCATTGTCATTATTTAAATCAATCCACATTCCAACTGTATTAGTTTCAGAAGTTCTAACACCATCATTTTTGATAGAAAAATTATTTTTACCTGGTCTTACTTTAATTTCTCGGCTAGTAAAATCTGTATAATTTTGAGGAAAATCTGATCTTTGAATAAATTGTTCAAACTTAAATTCTCCAATAGCACTTGAATAATCATCATACTTTTCATTCTGATTAGCTCCAGCATAACAATGTATATTTTCAACCTCACCAACTGTAATTGATTCATTCGGTTTTCTATTAAAAGCCGCAGCTAATAAACGTGCTCCAGTTCCATCTGATTTCGCTTCAACCTGTATCCATCCATAATGTAATCTACCAGCTCTATCTCTAAAACGTAGTCCTGTATAAATAGTTTTCCCATTTGAAGGAATATTATAACCAGCAAATTTTGGTGCATTATTCACCCCATAACCCGTAGAAATAAAACTACTAGAAGCATCTACTTGTGAGCCTTGTGCTAAAGAGATTGCATGATAATTAGTAGGAGTCATAGTAAAGCCTTTTCCTCTACCATTCATTACAACATATTCTTGGCTATCACTTCCGTCTTCATAAAAACTCATTGCATATCTAGAATTATCTCCAAAGTCAAAGTCTGTATCTAAATAAAACCATTGATTATCATTACTTTTATTAATCCATGGCATTAAATTAGCAGTATCTATATACGTAACTCCATATGGATCAAAAAATCTAACTTGAACTTTAAAATCCATTCTATTAACAGGTTTTATTGTAAAAGCATCTTCTAAGAAATTCAACTTTACTAAAGCTCCATCTCCTTTAACATGGTTAGTTGCTGCTCCTTGTAAAGTAAGTTTAGCCGTTTTATTATCTATCTTTTGAATATTTACTGTTAAACCTGAAGGTACATTTGTTACCTTATAATGAACTCCATTTACTAGATTGTTATCCGTAAAAGTAGTAGAACCACTTAACATGATATCTATTTCTTCCGAAAATGTTCCATTATTTGTTTCATCTTCAAAAAATATAGGTTTTGATAACGTAATTACGCCTTTATCAGTATGTCCTGCTCTTACTGTATACGTTGGATTTTGATGTGAATAAAAGTCTATAAATCTAGCTATCTTTCCATTTTCAGATACTTCTACTCTTGCCCATCCGTAATAATAAGTTCCAGGAAATAATTGTCTTTCTATTCTCAATCCAACATAACCTCTTTTTCCTTTCCAAGCTTGATACGCTTCATCTATTAATACTCTATCTCTAGTATCATGATCCCAATTTAAACTTGCATCAATAGTTGTTCCTTCTTCTAATAATAATACTTTTTTATCATTATTTATAGCAACATGTTTTGCTCCGGCATCATATCCAAAGTTTATGTTTCCATCTTCAATTGATAATTCATAACGAGGACGTTGTTGTCCAGGGTTTATTCCAAAAGAAACAAAATTATTACCATCAACAGCTACTTGTCTTAATTCATCAAAAGTTTCATAAGTGCTTTCATAGGAATCGTTGTACTCAATACGTAAGTCTGGTCTACTATAACCTCTGATATCTGTGGCATTAAAACCTGTAAAAGCTGCATTATTAAAAGTCAGCTTTAAGTTTCTAATATTATTTCTTTTTGCATGTGAGGTTGCCTTTCCAGTTAATTTCACTACAGCTTCAGTTTCATTTGTACTTATTACTTCTACATTTAAACCTGAAGGTAAATTTTCAGTAGTATAACTATTTATAGGTAAAGTTCCTATTCTTGAAAATTTTGGTCCATTTTCCAACCTTATTTTTACCTCTCTTTCTCCTCCAATAGTACCATCATTTTCAAATCCTTCACTAAAAGTGGTAAAATCATAGTATAATTTTGGTTCGTTTGTATTAGAAGGAAATATTTCTGCCAAATTACTAGCTTGCCATAATGGTTTTCTTGTTTCATGTTCAAGAGCCGCATGCATACGCTCTATTTGTCCTCTAGTAAACATTCTGTAACAATCAGAATAATCCATAAAGTTTTCTGAATTTGGTATTCCTGCTCCTGCACATTTTTCTTCAGTAACCAAACAAGCTAAGCTAACAGTTGTTGCCGGTGTATCATCTACATTATCTCCTGTTCCTGAACATCCTCCATCAAATGTATGCGCTAAGTTTAAGTAATGTCCAAATTCATGAGTTAAAATTCTTCTAAAATTTTCATTACTATTTGTTCCTAAATATCTTCCGTTAAAAACCGCTCTTGCTACATTTCTATCAGATTGATTTTTATTAGGATACCATGCTACTCCAGATCTATTTAATTTACCATCTTTCTTTAAATCTAGTAAAATATAAATATTAAAGTATTTATAATTATCCCAAGCAAATTGAGCTATTTCTTCGTCAAATATATTATCGGCTCCAAATCCTGCTCTATTTGTGTAATAATTTATTCCAGTAGTTGGATTTCCATGCGGGTCTACTTCAGCTAGTTTAAAATCTACATCTAATGTTGCTCTTAGTCCTTTAAACCTATCTGAAACATCATTAAAATCATTATTCAAACCATGGAAATCTTCATTAGTTTTTTTTAAGGCATCTTTTACTAAAGCATCATCTACTTTTTTACCTGCAAAATCAGTTCCAAATACATGAAAAACAACAGGAACTACATATTTAGGTGCTCTATTTTTAATTCCTTTT encodes the following:
- a CDS encoding M43 family zinc metalloprotease — encoded protein: MKSLKITLLLLIGVLSIPMVGQQHNDEIPHRCDTPSREAYYSKNYQARVEAYELEVFTKNFIENKKRLAKKGIKNRAPKYVVPVVFHVFGTDFAGKKVDDALVKDALKKTNEDFHGLNNDFNDVSDRFKGLRATLDVDFKLAEVDPHGNPTTGINYYTNRAGFGADNIFDEEIAQFAWDNYKYFNIYILLDLKKDGKLNRSGVAWYPNKNQSDRNVARAVFNGRYLGTNSNENFRRILTHEFGHYLNLAHTFDGGCSGTGDNVDDTPATTVSLACLVTEEKCAGAGIPNSENFMDYSDCYRMFTRGQIERMHAALEHETRKPLWQASNLAEIFPSNTNEPKLYYDFTTFSEGFENDGTIGGEREVKIRLENGPKFSRIGTLPINSYTTENLPSGLNVEVISTNETEAVVKLTGKATSHAKRNNIRNLKLTFNNAAFTGFNATDIRGYSRPDLRIEYNDSYESTYETFDELRQVAVDGNNFVSFGINPGQQRPRYELSIEDGNINFGYDAGAKHVAINNDKKVLLLEEGTTIDASLNWDHDTRDRVLIDEAYQAWKGKRGYVGLRIERQLFPGTYYYGWARVEVSENGKIARFIDFYSHQNPTYTVRAGHTDKGVITLSKPIFFEDETNNGTFSEEIDIMLSGSTTFTDNNLVNGVHYKVTNVPSGLTVNIQKIDNKTAKLTLQGAATNHVKGDGALVKLNFLEDAFTIKPVNRMDFKVQVRFFDPYGVTYIDTANLMPWINKSNDNQWFYLDTDFDFGDNSRYAMSFYEDGSDSQEYVVMNGRGKGFTMTPTNYHAISLAQGSQVDASSSFISTGYGVNNAPKFAGYNIPSNGKTIYTGLRFRDRAGRLHYGWIQVEAKSDGTGARLLAAAFNRKPNESITVGEVENIHCYAGANQNEKYDDYSSAIGEFKFEQFIQRSDFPQNYTDFTSREIKVRPGKNNFSIKNDGVRTSETNTVGMWIDLNNDNDFDDDGEEVYMSSPYPAGSGYAGEVNLPEIDGTFKLRITVKNETAAADPKPSPCDLFLHGEVEDYTINISNSNPIYPVPDFEMPESISAKDLLNVKDTSKKDPETWNWEFEGGVPSTFNGQQPPSIYYENEGTFKVTLTVTKGDITQKIEKTLKVNPSPSDYCDVTRRGRYTGRSDVTKVVFGSINNTTEPGGDGYNDFTSLSTDLAEGQTYPIELTTYKQITSSTSDAGTNLIVWIDWNKNNKFSEDEIAYERRSLASDDDEMVLTSDITVPKVYSNGATRMRIIRYYSYSINHRPVCGEIPEADIEDYTVNLTGSTLNVEESIFESTKIYPNPTNNELNISFNKNLKINNDNFKVQILDITGKLILEKNKVEAKRLKFNVEDFENGTYILQIRNGSNYIHKLFIKK